The following are encoded together in the Pelagicoccus enzymogenes genome:
- a CDS encoding arabinan endo-1,5-alpha-L-arabinosidase, whose amino-acid sequence MKIATLQSLFLATALTTSITSASAQSDGPPKDWPDFSKPHSDIPVHDPVMAKEGDTYYLFCTGRGIGVWSSPDLKQWVRLDPVFSERPAWAVETVPTFRGHIWAPDIYHHDGTYYLYYSISAFGKNTSAIGVATNTTLDPESPDFEWVDHGKVIQSFPGLTNWNAIDPNIVEAQDGTPYMSFGSFWGGLKLVEINPDLISLVEEDPINLPTIASRKTDPEAPNPPAPGNNPVDAGGNAIEAPFIFRHGDYYYQFASIDYCCRGADSTYKMIVGRSETVKGPYLDREGKRMDRGGGTILLEGDENWYGVGHNSAYTFDGTDYLIYHAYDASHERGLAKLRINKIDWTDDGWPTVGELVTPEEAKDE is encoded by the coding sequence CCAAGCCGCACTCGGACATTCCCGTGCACGATCCGGTGATGGCCAAGGAAGGCGACACCTACTACTTGTTTTGCACCGGCAGGGGCATCGGGGTTTGGTCTTCGCCCGATCTCAAGCAATGGGTGCGACTCGATCCAGTCTTCAGCGAGCGTCCGGCGTGGGCAGTCGAGACCGTACCCACTTTTCGAGGACACATCTGGGCTCCCGACATCTACCACCACGACGGCACCTACTACCTCTACTATTCGATCTCCGCGTTCGGCAAAAACACCTCAGCGATTGGCGTAGCGACCAACACCACGCTCGATCCCGAAAGTCCGGACTTCGAATGGGTCGACCATGGCAAGGTCATCCAGTCCTTCCCCGGGCTCACCAATTGGAACGCCATTGATCCCAACATCGTCGAAGCCCAAGACGGCACCCCCTACATGTCCTTCGGCTCCTTTTGGGGCGGGCTCAAACTCGTGGAGATCAATCCCGACCTTATCAGCCTCGTCGAAGAGGACCCGATAAACCTCCCCACCATCGCCAGCCGCAAGACCGATCCCGAAGCCCCCAACCCGCCTGCTCCCGGCAACAACCCTGTGGACGCGGGTGGCAACGCCATCGAGGCCCCCTTTATTTTCCGCCACGGCGACTATTATTACCAATTCGCCTCCATCGACTACTGCTGCCGCGGAGCCGACAGCACCTACAAGATGATCGTGGGTCGCTCTGAAACCGTCAAAGGCCCCTATCTCGACCGAGAAGGCAAGCGCATGGATCGCGGTGGCGGCACCATCCTCCTCGAAGGCGACGAAAACTGGTACGGGGTTGGGCACAACTCCGCCTACACCTTCGATGGCACCGACTACCTCATCTACCACGCTTACGACGCCTCTCACGAGCGCGGACTCGCCAAGCTGCGTATCAACAAGATCGACTGGACCGATGACGGCTGGCCCACCGTCGGCGAGCTCGTCACGCCCGAGGAAGCGAAAGACGAGTAG
- a CDS encoding glycoside hydrolase family 43 protein: MKKWIHAAFSLTCVIVAPFLEADSSNGESNAMYMPDMPLHDPFIVAHEPTQTYYLYTRNVSRLTGVEELGTMAYTSKDLKNWDPPKVVFTVPEDSFAQEGNWAPEVHEYKGKFYLFVTLHDSDAYLKRPPETWRDTYVRGTITAVSDTPDGPFEMLNKDGPVVPKDLMTLDGTLYVDQDEQPWMVYAHEWLQRIDGTIEAVKVSDDLSRAIDDPIHLFKASDAPWLNQSIEVSDAGLHYVTDGPQFYRTKDDVLLMLWSSYESGSYVQAIARSESGTLMGPWEQLDPLVKRDSGHGMLFHTFEGDLMMVLHRPFYNARGKLFDMADRGDHLEILRQRVDLDGDPEYDDLQKALGLAE, encoded by the coding sequence ATGAAAAAATGGATACATGCTGCTTTTAGCCTGACCTGCGTGATAGTTGCTCCATTCCTTGAGGCAGATTCGAGTAATGGAGAGTCGAATGCCATGTACATGCCGGACATGCCGCTGCACGACCCCTTTATCGTGGCTCATGAGCCGACTCAGACGTATTACCTGTATACCCGCAACGTCTCTAGACTGACCGGCGTGGAGGAGCTCGGGACCATGGCGTACACGTCGAAGGATTTGAAGAACTGGGATCCGCCGAAGGTCGTCTTCACGGTTCCGGAGGATTCCTTTGCCCAAGAGGGGAACTGGGCGCCGGAGGTGCATGAGTACAAAGGTAAGTTCTATCTCTTCGTGACGCTGCACGACAGCGACGCCTATCTCAAGCGTCCACCAGAAACTTGGCGCGACACTTACGTGCGGGGTACGATCACTGCCGTTTCGGATACGCCGGACGGTCCTTTTGAAATGCTGAACAAGGACGGCCCCGTGGTGCCGAAGGACCTCATGACTCTGGACGGAACGCTGTACGTCGACCAAGACGAGCAGCCGTGGATGGTCTACGCTCACGAGTGGCTGCAGAGAATCGACGGTACCATCGAAGCGGTGAAGGTGTCTGACGACTTGTCGCGAGCGATCGATGATCCGATCCACCTTTTCAAGGCTTCCGATGCTCCCTGGCTCAACCAGTCGATTGAAGTATCCGACGCGGGACTACATTACGTGACCGACGGACCTCAGTTCTATCGCACCAAGGACGACGTGCTTTTGATGCTTTGGTCGAGCTACGAGTCTGGAAGCTATGTGCAGGCGATCGCGCGCTCGGAGTCGGGAACCTTGATGGGCCCGTGGGAGCAGCTCGATCCGCTGGTGAAACGTGACTCCGGGCACGGTATGTTGTTTCACACCTTCGAGGGCGATCTCATGATGGTGCTGCATCGTCCGTTCTACAACGCCCGTGGTAAGCTCTTCGACATGGCCGACCGCGGGGACCATCTGGAAATCCTTCGCCAGCGGGTGGACCTAGACGGCGATCCGGAATACGACGACTTGCAGAAGGCGCTCGGCCTGGCGGAGTAA
- a CDS encoding beta-galactosidase yields MALPELNAQSTYSLDLDQPLPPVRRGHLDLGGESVTGESVSVNNQYIELNGEPWIPVVGEIHFSRYPAEYWSEAIRKMKAGGINLIATYVFWSMHERAEGDFDWEGDLNLRRFLELCAANDVRAIVRMGPFCHGEVRNGGIPDWIYGRPVEIRSNDPGYLFYADRLYSQIAQQLDGLLFKDGGPVVGVQLENEYQHSAAPWEWTYPGAPRELTVADRDVDVTHYQITAGGPKNKFADEGRDHMATLKKIARSHGIDVPIYTATGWGNAAIVENGSIPVTAGYAYPFWAPPAPSDFYLFKDIRLNPDYPPISYEADLYPSIPAELGAGISLTYKRRTTVLPSSLAPLIVRTLGSGANGIGYYMYHGGSNPVIDGHFFNEQSGGLPRINYDYQAPIGEYGEMRLHHRELKLLHLLLDNWGDQLAPMPPLLPEPNAAIEPSDVDTLRWAVRTDGRCGFLFLHNFQDHVENRDLTSLRLELEGKNDEKIAFPNDGTFTLAKDASGVLPFNLQLADLTLRTATAQPLTVLRNGDETHTVFITVDGMQPELVFEGKHAFETEDGSTAKRRGEVTVVSGAPDKSFRFRLGNQHFLVVPRELALSLVHADASKLVFADADGFPAPEGLELRTVGKSSIRLRVYPETAVSQLRSSRGVVESRSGQKNGFADWQVKFEAVEPPVEVRRIGDRRLALSVSEGQLQTDDIWLQLPYIGDRVAAFIGGELVADHFYFGQPWDIGLRKFADRLADEEMIFVFHPVHPDVSYLLDLPESVQAEIKERGKPLLRIEDPAAQSEYRTRLTFGQ; encoded by the coding sequence ATGGCTTTACCTGAACTGAACGCTCAGAGCACATATTCGCTCGACCTGGACCAGCCGCTGCCGCCAGTGCGGCGTGGGCATCTCGATCTAGGAGGGGAGAGTGTGACCGGTGAGAGCGTGTCGGTGAATAATCAATACATTGAGCTTAACGGAGAACCTTGGATTCCAGTCGTTGGGGAAATCCACTTTTCGCGCTATCCGGCGGAATATTGGAGTGAAGCCATCCGCAAAATGAAGGCCGGAGGTATCAATCTGATCGCGACCTACGTGTTCTGGAGCATGCACGAACGTGCCGAAGGCGATTTTGACTGGGAGGGCGATCTCAATTTGAGACGGTTTTTGGAGCTTTGCGCTGCGAACGACGTGCGAGCCATCGTGCGCATGGGGCCTTTTTGCCATGGCGAGGTTCGCAACGGTGGCATCCCGGACTGGATCTACGGACGACCCGTGGAAATCCGCTCCAATGATCCGGGATATCTCTTTTACGCAGACCGACTTTATAGCCAGATTGCCCAGCAGTTGGATGGGCTGCTGTTCAAGGACGGTGGACCGGTGGTTGGCGTGCAATTGGAAAACGAATACCAGCACAGCGCCGCGCCGTGGGAGTGGACCTACCCAGGTGCTCCACGGGAATTGACGGTGGCCGATCGCGATGTCGACGTGACTCATTACCAGATAACCGCGGGCGGACCGAAAAACAAGTTCGCCGACGAAGGGCGCGACCACATGGCGACCTTGAAGAAGATCGCCCGTTCCCATGGCATAGACGTTCCGATCTACACCGCAACTGGGTGGGGCAATGCTGCGATCGTAGAGAATGGTAGCATCCCGGTCACCGCAGGCTATGCGTATCCATTTTGGGCACCGCCCGCGCCGTCTGACTTCTATTTGTTCAAGGATATTCGCTTGAACCCTGACTACCCGCCGATCAGCTACGAAGCCGATTTGTATCCATCGATCCCTGCCGAGCTAGGGGCAGGGATTTCGCTGACTTATAAGCGTCGCACCACAGTGCTGCCCTCCAGCTTGGCCCCGCTGATCGTGAGGACCTTAGGCAGCGGAGCGAACGGAATCGGCTACTACATGTATCACGGTGGATCGAATCCGGTCATCGATGGGCACTTCTTCAACGAGCAGTCCGGTGGGCTACCGCGCATCAACTACGACTACCAAGCCCCGATTGGCGAATACGGCGAAATGCGCCTGCACCACCGGGAGCTGAAGCTGCTGCACTTGCTGCTGGACAACTGGGGCGACCAGCTAGCGCCCATGCCGCCGCTCCTTCCGGAGCCCAATGCCGCGATCGAACCCAGCGACGTGGATACGCTGCGATGGGCGGTGCGGACGGATGGCAGATGTGGCTTTTTGTTCCTGCACAATTTTCAGGACCATGTCGAAAACCGCGACCTAACTAGCCTGCGTTTGGAACTCGAAGGAAAGAACGACGAGAAGATCGCCTTTCCAAACGACGGTACCTTCACACTGGCCAAAGACGCGAGCGGGGTGCTTCCGTTCAACCTCCAACTCGCCGACCTGACGCTGCGTACCGCGACTGCCCAGCCGCTGACCGTTTTGCGAAATGGCGACGAGACGCATACGGTTTTCATTACGGTTGACGGCATGCAACCAGAGCTGGTGTTCGAAGGGAAGCATGCGTTCGAAACCGAGGATGGTAGCACGGCGAAGCGACGTGGGGAGGTTACTGTGGTAAGCGGAGCACCGGACAAGTCGTTCCGTTTTCGCCTTGGCAACCAGCATTTTCTGGTGGTCCCACGGGAGCTGGCCCTTTCTCTTGTGCATGCGGACGCTAGCAAACTGGTGTTTGCCGATGCGGACGGATTTCCTGCACCGGAGGGTTTGGAGCTTCGCACCGTAGGTAAATCTTCGATACGTCTGCGGGTCTATCCGGAAACTGCAGTCTCGCAGCTGCGGTCGAGCCGCGGAGTGGTGGAATCCAGGTCCGGACAGAAAAACGGCTTTGCCGATTGGCAAGTGAAATTCGAAGCCGTGGAGCCGCCGGTTGAGGTACGTCGTATTGGCGATCGCCGCTTGGCGCTATCCGTATCCGAAGGACAGTTACAGACGGACGACATATGGCTACAGTTGCCGTACATCGGAGATCGCGTGGCCGCCTTCATCGGAGGTGAGCTGGTGGCGGACCACTTCTATTTCGGCCAGCCATGGGATATCGGCCTGCGCAAGTTTGCGGACCGTTTGGCTGACGAGGAAATGATCTTTGTTTTCCACCCGGTTCATCCCGATGTGAGCTACCTGCTGGATCTGCCGGAATCAGTGCAGGCGGAAATCAAAGAGCGCGGCAAGCCGCTGCTACGCATCGAGGACCCCGCCGCCCAGAGCGAGTACCGCACGCGTTTGACCTTCGGTCAGTAG
- a CDS encoding SLC5 family protein, with amino-acid sequence MALSVFDLIFFAAFFVVVVGFSVWKSRGGSDSSDYFLGGRSLPWWLIGISIVAANISTEQMVGMAGQGAGDVGIAVSLWQLAGSIGVVVFAFSLLPRLLKSGIYTIPEFLEYRYNSLARAIMAMITVIIYIGVLLTAVLYSGGLTMQTVLGVPLTQGVWVLGVVAALYTVWGGLKAVAWADLFQGLALLLGGLLVFGLGLHAVGGWDAFTEANEERLHMILPSDHPVLPWTGAFAGMWIVLLYYCGLNQFIVQRTLAARTLRDGQAGVIFAGALWLLVPFAIVLPGTMASQLFPEVAETPDRAFPYMVTNLIPAGLRGFVLAAIAGAIVSSLGSMLNSASTIFTMDIYRRLFSPDASQSRLVLVGRLVTAASVALACFMAPQLADPRFGGVFQFIQQFQGYIWPGVVAAFAFGLLVPTAPAAAGVFALLAGPALYGLFQAFAPDVHFLLQVALTFQLVVFAMGFIAFVWPLEKPRVLPVREDLDVSSSPRLKFAGGAVVIATVIIIWIFR; translated from the coding sequence ATGGCTCTAAGCGTCTTTGACCTCATATTCTTCGCGGCCTTCTTTGTCGTCGTCGTCGGCTTCTCTGTTTGGAAGAGCCGTGGGGGCAGCGATAGCAGCGACTATTTTCTGGGCGGACGTAGTCTTCCTTGGTGGTTGATTGGAATATCGATCGTGGCCGCCAACATCTCCACCGAACAAATGGTGGGCATGGCGGGGCAGGGCGCTGGCGACGTTGGAATTGCGGTGAGCCTTTGGCAGTTGGCTGGTTCGATCGGAGTCGTTGTATTTGCGTTTTCACTACTGCCACGGTTGTTGAAGTCTGGCATCTACACGATCCCCGAATTCTTAGAGTATCGCTACAACAGCTTGGCTCGAGCCATCATGGCGATGATCACCGTGATTATCTATATCGGGGTCCTGCTCACTGCAGTGCTTTACTCAGGCGGATTGACTATGCAGACGGTGTTAGGCGTCCCGTTGACGCAAGGCGTCTGGGTGCTTGGTGTGGTGGCTGCCTTGTATACGGTTTGGGGCGGCTTAAAGGCGGTCGCTTGGGCAGACCTTTTTCAGGGCTTGGCCTTACTGTTGGGTGGCCTGCTTGTATTTGGGTTGGGACTACATGCAGTCGGAGGATGGGATGCGTTTACGGAAGCGAATGAGGAGCGGCTGCACATGATTCTACCCTCCGATCATCCGGTGCTGCCTTGGACGGGTGCCTTTGCGGGAATGTGGATCGTGCTTCTCTACTACTGCGGACTCAACCAGTTCATCGTACAGCGTACCTTGGCCGCTCGTACGCTGCGAGACGGTCAGGCCGGGGTAATCTTCGCGGGAGCCCTTTGGCTGCTGGTACCCTTTGCTATCGTACTGCCGGGGACTATGGCCTCGCAGCTCTTTCCAGAGGTCGCGGAGACGCCGGACCGGGCGTTTCCGTACATGGTTACCAACCTTATCCCCGCCGGGCTACGCGGGTTCGTGCTGGCGGCGATCGCCGGAGCCATCGTGAGCTCTCTGGGATCCATGCTCAATTCCGCATCCACCATTTTCACCATGGATATCTACCGCCGTCTGTTTAGCCCTGACGCGAGCCAGTCGCGACTGGTGCTGGTCGGGCGATTAGTGACGGCGGCTAGCGTGGCCCTGGCGTGTTTTATGGCGCCGCAATTGGCGGATCCGCGCTTCGGTGGGGTGTTCCAGTTTATCCAGCAATTCCAAGGCTACATCTGGCCCGGGGTAGTGGCTGCGTTCGCGTTTGGTTTGTTGGTGCCCACGGCGCCGGCAGCGGCGGGTGTGTTCGCTCTGTTGGCGGGACCGGCATTGTACGGGCTGTTTCAAGCGTTCGCACCGGATGTACACTTTCTACTTCAGGTGGCCCTAACCTTTCAGTTGGTGGTGTTTGCTATGGGCTTCATTGCCTTCGTCTGGCCGCTGGAGAAGCCCCGCGTGCTACCTGTGCGGGAGGATCTCGATGTGAGCAGCTCTCCGCGACTGAAATTCGCAGGTGGAGCTGTCGTCATTGCAACTGTAATTATCATTTGGATATTTCGATGA
- a CDS encoding tetratricopeptide repeat protein, with protein MSQSVSVSREIAEFPTYLPRTPDRHPQFLEKRVYQGSSGRVYPMPVCDAIESEIKPKSWEVVYIENEYIKVMILPELGGRIHRIWDKIREHDLIYYQPVIKPALVGLAGPWVSGGIEFNWPQHHRPSTTMPAYAAVEEEEDGATTVWLSEHDPMARMKGMHGIRLQPGIARVELRARAYNRTDDVQTFLWWANAGLEAHEQYQSFFPPDVSYVADHAKRAMSTFPLCEGSYYGVDYAGRSKSGVPAHETPRKYFPPKDSDGNTPPPNDLSWYSNIPVPTSYMCMGSTGDFCGGYDHRAGIGIVHIADHLIAPGKKQWTWGNQEFGYAWDRNLTDARDDGSHPPYIELMAGVFTDNQPDFSFLQPGETKKWSQFWYPIYGIGVPRQANEEAAVNLRVSESGCRVEARISVTRTFPSALVQIVGADGRPLAEETVELLPGHAGIVPFDVPKSSALKDLQLVVRDADGAEIIRYRPRETVREEPPAPAEAPPVPEQVASSDELYLIGLHLEQYRHATRCPSLYWQEALRRDSGDSRCHLALGRWRLRRGEFDIAEEHFRKSLERLVSRNPNPADGEAYYQLGRCLRFLDRDDEAYAAFAKASWNQAWAGASQLAMAEIEIGRGRWAEADEKLTRARRLDEDNLRVRNLQAIVYARCGLEDWSTATLDDILETDPQDVWATWLRDEEIPDDNQLRLDVAHDFARASLWLEALEVLETATLDPQGGSMPIVECTRAWLNDKLGRSAEAARCRKAAREESGERCFPVRLEEQTVLQEAIAADEKDYRAHSLLGFWLYDRRRHEEAIAHWEVSVSIHKKDAVVWRCLGIAYFNIRKQPDEAQQAYERAIECTPMDARLHYERDQLWKRLGHSPAKRLQALNQVPDCVNQRDDLVVEMVALLNQTGRPEGALELLQSRVFQPWEGGEGLVSREYTRARILLGRKHLERGDALAAKEHFAAALEIPRNLGEARHLLVNPSEIHWWLGEAHAALGDDAAARTHWQAAANFKGDFQGMSVRSYSETTYFSARAKERLGQAEEARELFESLLEYARELAETPASIDYFATSLPTMLLFDEDLDQRQHFSARLLEAQARFGLGQKKEAAALLETLLKEDPSSAVAADLMAAAY; from the coding sequence GTGTCCCAATCCGTATCCGTAAGCCGAGAAATTGCTGAGTTCCCGACCTATCTACCGAGGACGCCGGACCGCCATCCGCAGTTCCTGGAAAAGCGCGTCTACCAAGGTTCCAGTGGTCGTGTGTATCCGATGCCCGTTTGCGATGCCATCGAGTCGGAGATCAAGCCGAAATCATGGGAGGTCGTGTATATAGAAAATGAATACATAAAGGTAATGATCCTTCCCGAGCTAGGTGGGCGTATCCATCGCATCTGGGACAAGATCCGCGAGCACGACCTGATCTATTATCAGCCAGTAATCAAACCGGCTCTGGTTGGTCTTGCGGGGCCTTGGGTAAGCGGCGGTATCGAATTCAATTGGCCGCAGCATCACCGTCCCTCGACCACTATGCCGGCCTACGCAGCGGTCGAGGAGGAAGAGGATGGCGCGACGACGGTATGGCTTTCGGAGCACGATCCCATGGCTCGGATGAAGGGGATGCATGGGATTCGGCTGCAGCCGGGCATCGCTCGGGTGGAGCTGAGGGCGCGGGCCTATAACCGTACGGACGATGTGCAGACGTTTCTTTGGTGGGCCAACGCAGGGCTGGAGGCTCATGAGCAATATCAGTCATTTTTCCCTCCGGACGTGAGCTACGTGGCCGACCACGCGAAGCGGGCCATGAGCACCTTTCCTTTGTGCGAAGGCTCGTATTACGGAGTCGACTATGCAGGTCGCTCTAAAAGCGGAGTGCCAGCCCACGAAACGCCTCGCAAGTATTTCCCTCCCAAGGACAGCGACGGAAATACGCCCCCGCCCAACGACCTTTCTTGGTATTCCAATATTCCCGTGCCCACCTCCTATATGTGCATGGGATCGACGGGCGATTTTTGTGGCGGCTACGATCATAGAGCTGGAATCGGCATCGTGCACATCGCGGACCACCTTATTGCCCCGGGCAAGAAGCAGTGGACTTGGGGGAATCAGGAATTTGGATACGCCTGGGACCGCAATCTCACAGACGCCCGCGACGATGGAAGCCACCCGCCTTATATAGAACTGATGGCGGGAGTTTTCACCGACAATCAACCGGACTTTTCTTTTCTCCAGCCGGGCGAAACCAAGAAGTGGAGCCAGTTCTGGTATCCGATCTATGGTATCGGCGTGCCGCGTCAGGCCAACGAGGAGGCGGCTGTAAATTTGCGTGTTTCCGAGAGCGGGTGCCGAGTGGAGGCTCGGATATCAGTGACACGGACCTTTCCTTCCGCTCTCGTGCAGATTGTGGGAGCGGATGGCCGTCCTCTGGCGGAGGAGACGGTTGAGCTCCTGCCGGGACATGCGGGCATTGTGCCGTTTGACGTGCCCAAGAGCAGTGCCCTTAAGGATCTGCAGTTGGTGGTGCGAGACGCCGATGGAGCCGAGATCATCCGCTACCGGCCGCGGGAAACGGTTAGAGAAGAGCCACCGGCTCCGGCAGAGGCTCCTCCTGTGCCTGAGCAAGTGGCGAGCTCGGACGAGCTATACTTGATTGGTCTCCACTTGGAGCAATACCGCCACGCCACCCGTTGCCCGAGCTTGTACTGGCAAGAAGCGCTGCGCCGCGATTCAGGCGATAGCCGCTGCCACCTCGCTCTAGGACGCTGGCGACTGCGGCGAGGTGAATTTGACATCGCTGAAGAACACTTTCGCAAAAGCTTGGAGCGGCTCGTTTCCCGTAATCCTAATCCCGCCGACGGAGAGGCCTACTATCAGCTCGGCCGCTGCTTGCGGTTCCTCGATCGCGATGACGAGGCCTATGCAGCCTTTGCCAAGGCGTCCTGGAATCAGGCTTGGGCAGGCGCGTCGCAGCTGGCAATGGCTGAGATCGAAATCGGCCGCGGACGCTGGGCGGAAGCGGACGAAAAGCTCACCCGTGCCCGTCGCCTCGACGAGGACAATCTCCGAGTTCGCAACCTGCAGGCGATCGTTTACGCCCGCTGCGGCCTCGAGGATTGGTCGACGGCCACCTTGGATGACATTCTCGAAACCGATCCGCAGGACGTTTGGGCGACTTGGTTGCGGGACGAAGAGATCCCGGACGACAATCAGCTGCGGCTCGATGTGGCGCACGACTTCGCCCGAGCAAGCCTTTGGCTCGAGGCTTTAGAGGTGCTGGAGACGGCAACCCTAGATCCTCAAGGCGGCAGCATGCCGATCGTCGAGTGCACGCGGGCTTGGCTGAATGACAAGTTGGGACGTTCCGCTGAAGCGGCTCGCTGTCGTAAGGCGGCTCGAGAGGAAAGCGGCGAGAGGTGTTTTCCTGTTCGCTTGGAAGAGCAAACAGTGCTGCAAGAAGCGATCGCTGCCGACGAAAAGGACTATCGGGCTCACTCCTTGCTCGGGTTCTGGCTTTACGATCGCCGGCGGCATGAGGAGGCGATCGCGCATTGGGAAGTGTCGGTGAGTATTCATAAAAAGGATGCAGTCGTTTGGCGCTGCTTGGGGATCGCCTACTTCAATATCCGCAAGCAGCCTGACGAAGCCCAGCAGGCTTACGAGCGGGCCATCGAATGCACTCCCATGGATGCTCGCCTCCATTACGAGCGCGATCAGTTGTGGAAGCGACTTGGGCACAGTCCGGCAAAACGTCTTCAGGCCCTGAATCAAGTACCAGATTGCGTGAACCAGCGCGACGACTTGGTCGTGGAAATGGTTGCTTTGCTCAACCAGACGGGGCGTCCTGAGGGCGCTCTGGAACTGCTCCAATCAAGAGTATTCCAGCCATGGGAAGGGGGCGAAGGGCTCGTTTCCCGCGAATACACGAGAGCCCGCATTCTGCTCGGTCGGAAACACTTGGAGCGCGGCGACGCCCTCGCGGCCAAAGAGCACTTCGCTGCCGCCTTGGAGATTCCGAGGAACCTTGGCGAAGCTCGCCACCTTCTGGTCAATCCCAGCGAGATCCACTGGTGGCTGGGCGAAGCTCATGCCGCTCTCGGCGACGACGCAGCGGCTAGAACCCATTGGCAGGCTGCTGCAAATTTCAAGGGCGACTTCCAGGGGATGAGCGTGCGTAGCTACTCTGAGACTACATACTTCTCCGCTCGAGCCAAGGAACGCCTGGGGCAGGCCGAGGAGGCACGCGAGTTGTTCGAGTCGCTTCTGGAGTACGCTCGGGAGCTCGCGGAAACGCCGGCGTCGATCGACTATTTCGCCACTTCTCTGCCGACGATGCTGCTATTCGACGAGGACCTCGACCAGAGACAGCACTTCTCCGCTCGACTTCTGGAGGCGCAGGCTCGGTTCGGTCTTGGTCAGAAGAAAGAGGCGGCAGCATTGCTGGAGACCTTGCTCAAAGAGGATCCTAGTTCTGCTGTGGCCGCTGATCTCATGGCTGCTGCCTACTAG
- a CDS encoding helix-turn-helix transcriptional regulator produces the protein MKEIERRQDGFTGQVHLMVPDAQQRLMATHPLLAGLHVTHAGFFPRAEGHFLNRPRGCSDHVLIACLRGSGWAEADGRRQQLVRGDVVGLRANHPHLYEASDEDPWSIAWVHFAGKEADAWFEHATSQGKALAACHTPTEKLDSLGIDRIHASLAAGYGLPELLDAAVNLRMCLATIARRKAQNTNALSAQERVTASIEMLRNNWKQPHILPELAAAAGVSVTHYTTIFRRLTGFPPIDYLIRQRIQHGATLLATTSHPIGDVSSECGFSDPYYFSRSFSRIMGASPRRYRQVHQHKLSHSESA, from the coding sequence ATGAAGGAAATCGAGCGACGACAGGACGGATTCACGGGCCAAGTCCATTTAATGGTACCCGACGCCCAGCAACGCCTCATGGCCACGCACCCGCTCTTGGCAGGGCTACACGTCACGCACGCGGGATTCTTTCCCCGAGCAGAGGGCCATTTCCTGAATCGTCCCCGAGGTTGTTCAGATCATGTCCTAATCGCCTGCCTACGCGGCTCGGGTTGGGCTGAAGCCGACGGGCGACGCCAGCAGCTCGTACGCGGCGACGTCGTGGGCTTGCGAGCGAATCACCCTCACCTCTACGAAGCATCGGACGAAGATCCTTGGTCGATCGCTTGGGTTCATTTCGCAGGCAAGGAGGCAGATGCATGGTTCGAACATGCCACCAGCCAAGGCAAGGCACTTGCAGCCTGTCACACGCCTACGGAGAAACTGGATTCGCTCGGTATCGACCGTATCCACGCTTCGCTCGCCGCCGGCTACGGGCTGCCCGAGCTTCTCGATGCAGCCGTAAACCTGCGAATGTGCCTCGCGACGATCGCACGGAGAAAAGCTCAAAACACCAATGCCCTTTCCGCCCAAGAACGCGTCACCGCCTCTATCGAGATGCTACGAAACAACTGGAAGCAACCCCATATCCTGCCAGAGCTGGCCGCAGCAGCGGGTGTATCCGTGACACACTATACCACGATCTTTCGGCGACTCACAGGTTTCCCGCCGATCGACTACCTCATACGGCAGCGTATCCAGCACGGTGCGACACTGCTAGCGACCACATCCCACCCCATCGGCGATGTATCCAGCGAGTGCGGATTCAGCGATCCCTACTACTTTAGCCGCAGCTTCTCCCGCATCATGGGAGCATCTCCAAGACGCTACCGGCAGGTCCATCAACATAAGCTCAGTCATAGCGAATCAGCCTAG